The following is a genomic window from Devosia neptuniae.
GGGCCGGCTTTTACGCTGGTGCCCATGCCGGCGTGGTCAGCGCCGACGATTTCGACAACAGCAACTTCTCGGGCGGCGTCCAGGCCGGCTATCTGCAGCAGTTCGACCAGTTCGTGGTCGGCGGCGAAGTCTCGGGCACGCTCAGCGACGAGCTGCGCTACGAACTCACCCCCGATGCCGGCCTGACGCAGAACTGGTCGCTGGCCGCCAAGGGCCGCGCCGGCGTGGCGCTGGGCAGCACCCTGATCTACGGCACAGCCGGCGTTTCGCTGGCTGAGCTGGAGCCCTTGGGCACCACCACTTCGGGCAAGGACACCTACGCCGGCGCCGTGTTCGGCGCAGGCGTCGAGCAGGATCTGGGCAACAATATCAGCGTGCGCGCCGAATATCTGCAGACCCGCTATTTCGACGTGGACAGCGCCGTTGCCGGCGTGGGCCGCACCGACGATCTGACCAATCATGCCGTCACTCTCGGCGTGAACTACCGCTTCTAAAATAACGGCCGCGCTGCATTGCGGCCGCTCCTCGTGCATTGACCTCCATCGGCACGACACGGAAAATCGGGGCTTCGGCTCCGATTTTTTCGTTTTTCACACCCCAATCGCCCGAACTGGATTACAAGAGCCGCCTTTGGGGCAAACCGCCCGGGCGGCAGGAGACTATTATGAGCGCGATGGACGGCGCGGCGAGCATGGAGCAAGCCCCCATTCGTTCCGAACTCTGGCGCGGCATCAAGGGCTGCATTCCGGTTCTGCTCGGCATCATCCCCTATGCGCTGGTGCTGGGCGCGCAGGCCGCGCAAAAGGGCCTGAGCGTCATCGAAGTGCCGCTGATGACCGGGCTGAACTTTGCCGGCGGCTCGGAATTTGCCGCCATCCAGCTCTGGACCTCGCCGCCCCATATCGTGCTGATCGTGGCCATCACCTTCCTGGTCAATAGCCGGCATTTGCTGATGGGCGCGGCCATCGCGCCCTTCCTGCGTCACCTGCCCAAGCGCAAGGTCCTGCCGGCTTTATTCGCCATGACCGACGAAAGCTGGGCACTCGGCCTGGCCGATGCCAAGGAGCGGGCCGAACGCGGCCTGCAGCCGGCATTCAGCCTGCCCTATTACCTGGGCACGGCACTGGTTTTCTATGTCGCCTGGGTGGCGTTCACCACCTTGGGCGCCGCACTCGGCCCAGTGCTGGGCGACGTGGAAGCCTATGGCTTCGACATGGCGTTTCCGGCCGTGTTCCTGGTGCTGATGGCCGGCATGTGGAAGGGCTTTGCCGCAGCCCGGCCCTGGCTGGTGAGTCTGGTCGTCGCCGCGGTGACGTATCTCGTCGTGCCCGGTGCCTGGTATGTGGCCGCCGGCGCCGTGTCCGGCCTGATCGCGGCCTATGTGCTGGCGGGAGACGAGGCATGATCGATCCCTTGACCGTTCTCACCATCGTGCTGATGGCCTCGGCCACCTATTGCACGCGGATCATCGGCTATCTGGTGCTGCGCAATCGCACGCTCAGCCCCCGCGCCACCGCCCTCATGGAAGCGGCGCCCGGTTGCGTGCTGATTTCGGTGATCGCGCCGCATTTCGTGGCCGATAATCCCGCCGATCTGATCGCCATTGCCATCACCCTGCTCGCCGCCACGCGCCTTTCCATGCTGCCAACGGTGATTGTTGCCGTCGCCGCCACGGGGCTGTTGCGGCATTTTATTGGCTAGAAAATTTCCGTCACAAACCGGCTTGCCATTGCCGCCGCAAGCTGATTGATTGCGCCCATCCACAGGGGTGCTCCGTATAGCCGGGGCTGAGACGCGGGCGGCAAGCCTGCAAACCCTAGTAGCTGATCTGGGTAATACCAGCGGAGCGAGGCGGGGCTATGTATTCTGGCGCACAAATTTCCATTTATCCTATGGCCGACGATTTCGTCGGCGTCATTCTCGGCGCGCTGAGCGCGCTCGATCCCTATCGGGATCGGCTGCAGGTGCAGACTGACGACATCTCCACCCTGTTGGTCGGTGCGCCCGAAGTGCTGTTTCCGGCCATGCGCGATCTGTTCGTCGCGGCAGCGAAAAGCGGCAAGCATTGCGTGCTGCATGCCACCATTTCCCGCGGCTGCCCGGGCGAGCCCGATGATGCTGTCTGCTACACCACCGAATATGGCGGGCCCGTCCTGCCGCTGGACCAGCGCAAGCAGATGGCGCTGGATTCCGTGCAAGCGGCCCCCGTGACCGACATGCCGAGCGCGGCGCAATTTTCGCTCTATGTGATGGATACGAACGATCACATGGACGAAATCTACGGCTGTATCGACTTTCTCAAGCAGTCCGGCACTTTCGATCGCGCCAAGAATTTCTGCACTAAATTGGGTGGCGACGCCGGTGCGGTTTTCGCCACGGTACAGGCAGCGCTCTGCCGGTTCGGCCCGCCCGAGGGACACGTCACGATTGATCTGACAGTCTCGGCAAATAGCCCGACACCGCGCTAGCTCACGCCCAGTAGACCTCATGGTGAGCCTGTCGAACCACGAGGTCGTGCCCGCCATGGTGCCACGACCTCGTCCTTCGACAAGCTCAGGGTGAGGTCTGTTGGGATATCGCGCCCCATCCGGAAATCCCCCATGCCCACATCGCGCACAATCGCGTCCAGCCTCGGCAGAATCGCCCCGGCCCTGCTGTCGGTCGGCACGCTGATCCTCGCTTGGGAACTCTATGCCCGCCTCTCCGGCATTTCCCCCACCACCCTGCCGGCGCCGTCGCGCGTGGTTGCCCAGGCGATACAAAACTGGCCGGCGCTGTTCGAGAACACGCTGCCCACCATCAGCGCGACCCTGTTGGGTTTTGCCTGCTCGCTGGCTGCGGCCTTCATCTTCTCGGTGCTGATCGACTTTTTCAAACCGCTACGGCGGGCGCTGTTTCCGGTCTTCATCATCAGCCAGACGCTGCCGCTGGTCGCCATCGCCCCGCTGATCGTGCTGTGGTTCGGCTTCGGCCTGACGCCCAAGATCATGCTGGTGGCTCTGGTCACCTTCTTTCCCATGCTGGTGGCGCTGGTGCAGGGCTATGCGGCGACCGAGGAGGATATCGAGTCCCTGCTGGCCTCGATGGGCGCCTCCCCGCTGCGCATCTTCCTCCTCGCGCGGTTGCCCTCATCCCTGCCCTATTTCTTCGCCGGCCTGCGCATTTCCATCACCTACGCCGTGGTCGGCGCGATCTTTGCCGAATATGCCGGGGCGGCGAAGGGGCTGGGCATCTACATCCTCAACGCCAAGAACAATTTCCGCCCCGATCTGGTGCTGGCCGCCGTGCTGGTCAGCGCCACGCTGACCCTGGTGCTGTTCGGCACCACAATCCTGATCCAGCGGCTGGTCATGCCCTGGGAAAAGCTGGCCGCGGAGCGCAAGCCATGAGCGCGGCAAGGCTGGAATTGCGCCATCTGCACAAGCGCTTTGGCGACCTCGATGTGCTGGCCGATATTTCGCTATCGGTGCAGCCCGGCGAATTCGTCTCCATTCTCGGCCCCTCCGGCGCCGGAAAATCCACCATTTTCAAGCTGCTGACCGGCGGCTTGCGACCCGATGGCGGCGAGATTTTCTTCGACGGGGTGGCGCTGGCCGAGGAGACGCAACCCTTCGCCTTCATGCCGCAACGCGATGCGCTGATGCCCTGGCGGCGGATCATCGACAATACGACGCTGGGCCTTGAAGTGCAGGGCATGGCCCGCCAGCAGGCGCGCGAACGCGTCGCGCCCCTGTTCGCCGAATTCGGGCTCGATGGCTTCGAGCAGCATTACCCGGCGCAATTGTCCGGCGGCATGCGCCAGCGCGCGGCCCTGTTGCGCACCGTGGTGCAGGATCGCGCCATGCTGCTGCTCGACGAGCCGTTCGGCGCGCTCGATGCCCTCACCCGCAGCGGCATGCAGCGGTGGCTCGAAACCATGTGGGAGCACCACAATTGGACCGCCCTGTTGATCACCCATGATGTGCGCGAGGCGGTGTTCCTGTCCGACCGCATCTATGTGCTGACTGAGCGCCCCGCCCGGGTGCTGCGCGAAATCACCGTGCCCCTGCCCCGCCCGCGCCGCGACCTGGCTTCGCCCCAAGCCAGCGCCATCGAGGCCGACCTTCTCGAAACCCTGCTCAATCCCCCATCGGAGACGTGACCATGCTATCCCGCCGCAGTTTTTTCGCCGCCATGCTTGCTACAAGCCTGCTCAGCACACCCGCTTTCGCCCAAGCGCAAAAAGTCACCATGGCGCTCGACTGGACCCCCAACACCAATCACATCGGCCTCTATGTGGCCAAGGCCAAAGGCTTCTACACCGAGGCCGGGCTGGACGTGGATATCCTGCCCTATAGCGACACCTCGGCCGGTGCGCTGGTCGCCAATCACGTCGCCGATTTCGGTATTTTCGGCACCATATCGCTGATGAGCCAGCGCACCGCCGGCGCCGATCTGGTCGCCACCTATGCCGTGGTGCAGACCGAGACTGGCCGGGTGGTGTTCAACGATGATCGCACCGATATCCAGAGCCCCAAGGACCTCGACGGCCTCACCTATGGCGGCTTTGGCAGCGACTGGGAAAACGCGCTGATCGGCACCATCATCCGCCATGATGGCGGCAAGGGCGAATTTGAAACGGTGACCCTGGGCACCTCCGCCTATGAGGCGCTGGCCAATGGCGCGGTCGATTTCACGCTCGAAGTCTATACCTGGGAAGGGGTCAAGGCCGAGCTCGACAATGTGGCACAACGCGCCTTCCGCTATGCCGATTTCGGCGTGCCGGACGAGCACACCACCTTTATCGGCTCCAGCCAAGCCTATCTCGATGCCAATCCCGAAACCGCCGCAGCTTTCATGGCTGCAACCCAGCGCGGCTACGCTTTCGCCGTCGAACACCCTGACGAGGCAACCGACATCCTGCTGGCGGCCAATGAAGGCATGCTCGACCGCACCCTGATCCGCGCTTCGCTCCAGGCCCTGATCGACGGCCACTATCTGCAAACCGCAGATGGCGTGATCGGCACGATCGACCCGGCCAAGATGGACGCCATCGGGGATTATCTGTTCAAAGCCGGCATCCTGCGCGATGCGGATGGGGCGGTGGTCGCCGAACGGCCCGACTTCGCGCCGTACTACAGCAACGCCTACTTGCCGGAGTAAGCACCACACAAAAAAGGGGGCGCTTTCGCGCCCCCGCTGCCTTGATCCCAAAGCCCCTTAGAACGGGCTCTTGTCGTCCAGGAATTCGTCGGCATTTTCCGAAGTGATGACGGTGGAGTCGAGGATATAGCGCCCCGACACCTGCACGCCGCTGACCAGGTGCGACGTGGTCAGCTCGATCGCCGTGGCGATCATGGCCGGGCTATAGCTCACATCGATCGGGGTCAGCTTGTCGCCGGCCTTCACGCGCTGCAGGATCTGCTGCATGCCGGCGCCGCCCACCACGAACATTTCATTTTCGCGGCCGGCCTGCTTGATCGCCTCGATGGCGCCCAGGGAGATGTCGTCGTCCTGGGTCCACACGCCCTTGATATCAGGGAAGCGGGTCAGGAAGTCCTGCATCACCTTGAAGCCGTCATCGCGGTTCCAATTGGCGAATTCGTCGTCCAGCACCTTGATCTGGGTGCCTTCGATGCCGCCCATGAAGCCGTCGAAGCGCTGCTGATCGATCGGGATCGGCAGGCCGCGCAGGATAACGATATTGCCGCCCTCGGGCAGTGCTTCCTTGAAATAGGCCGCGGCATTGGCGCCCAGGCCCGGATTGTCACCGGCGACGTAGAGGTTTTCCACGCCAGTGATCGAGAGCTGGCGATCGACGACGGTGACGAACTTGCCGGCGTCCTTGACCTGCTTGATGGCCGAAGTCATCGCATCCGGATCGCCCGGCAGGATGACCAGCGCATCGATATTGCGGGTCGAGACCATGTCTTCGATGTCGGCGATCTGCTTGGGCGCATCGGCCGCCGAAGCAAAGACGAATTCGACATCGGGATAAGTGGTCTTGAGGCGATCGATCGCCTGCTGCGCGAAGTAGTTGACGCCGCCGGTCCAGCCATGGTCGGCCGCCGGAACGGAGACGCCGATGGTCACCTTGTCCTGGGCAATGGCGACGCCGCCAATGCTGGTTGCGACGACAGCCGCAGCCAAAAAGGATTTAGCCAGTTTCATTTCAGTCCTCCCTAAATGCCCTTGCTGGGCGATGTAAACTTGAACTTCTAAGTCGTGCGCCGACCCCGCTGCAGCAGCACGGCGAGAATGATGATGACGCCTTGGAACGCCCCATTGAGATACGGGCTGATCAGGCTTTGCAGATTGAGGATATTGCCGATGAGCCCCAGGATCACCACGCCCACCACCGTGCCCCAGACGCGGCCATAGCCGCCCTTGAGGGTGGTGCCGCCGATGATCACGCCGGCAATGGCTTCGAGTTCCCACAGCACGCCGGTGGTGCTCGAGGCCGAGCCGAGGCGCGGCACATAGAGCAGCACGGCAACGCCCACCAGAATGCCCTGCAGAATATAGGTCAGCAGCCGGACATTATCGACATTGATCGAGGAATAGCGGGCCACCTGCTCATTGGAGCCGATGGCGGCGCAATAGCGGCCGAACTTGGTGCGGCGCATGACGATTTCGCCGGCAATCGCCACGAGGGCAAAGACGATGATGGGATAGGGCACGCCCAGCAGGCCATCGTAATAGACCGGGCGATAGACGTCGGCGACGTTGAAGTTCAGCGACAGCGTGCCGCCATTGGCGAGGAACGTCACCAGCGAGCGGAAAATGCCCATCGTGCCCAGCGTCACGATAAAGGCTTCGATGCGCCCCCGCGTGATCATGATGCCGTTGAACACGCCGGCCACCCCGCCCAGCAGGATGCCCGCTGCCATGCCGGCCAGCACCACGCTCCAGCCAATGCCCAGCGAGGGGATCAGCCAGTTCATCACCATGATCATGACCCCGGCGATCACCGCCGCCATCGAGCCGACCGACAGGTCAAGCCCTCCAGCCGTGATGACGAAAGTCGCGCCAATGGCGATGATGCCGATAAAGGACGAGCGCGCCAGAACGTTGGTCAAATTGCTGTAGCTGAGGAAATTCTCGTTCAGCGAAATGCCCAGCAGCACCAGCAGCGCCAGCGCCAGCAAGGGACCCACGGTCTTGAGATCGAGGCGGAAACCGCGTGCGGACCTGGCCGCTATTTCAGGCGCTGATGTGCTCATCACGTCCACTCTGTTTGATGCCCGCGGCGTACCGCATGATTTCGCCTTCGGTGATTTCGGCGCCTTCCAGCGTGCCCGCGAGGCGCCCTTCGCGCATGACGACAACGCGATGGCTCAGCCCGATCACTTCCTGCAGTTCCGAGGAAATGACGATGATCGATTTCCCCTCGGCCGCCAGCGCCGCGATGATGTGGTAAATCTGCTGCTTGGTGCCCACATCGATGCCGCGCGTCGGCTCATCCATGATGATGATGTC
Proteins encoded in this region:
- a CDS encoding outer membrane protein — translated: MSLRTLTLAALLSGTAVVASVSATQAADLYTPAPAQIAYPDAGLAVASDTWAGFYAGAHAGVVSADDFDNSNFSGGVQAGYLQQFDQFVVGGEVSGTLSDELRYELTPDAGLTQNWSLAAKGRAGVALGSTLIYGTAGVSLAELEPLGTTTSGKDTYAGAVFGAGVEQDLGNNISVRAEYLQTRYFDVDSAVAGVGRTDDLTNHAVTLGVNYRF
- a CDS encoding AzlC family ABC transporter permease codes for the protein MDGAASMEQAPIRSELWRGIKGCIPVLLGIIPYALVLGAQAAQKGLSVIEVPLMTGLNFAGGSEFAAIQLWTSPPHIVLIVAITFLVNSRHLLMGAAIAPFLRHLPKRKVLPALFAMTDESWALGLADAKERAERGLQPAFSLPYYLGTALVFYVAWVAFTTLGAALGPVLGDVEAYGFDMAFPAVFLVLMAGMWKGFAAARPWLVSLVVAAVTYLVVPGAWYVAAGAVSGLIAAYVLAGDEA
- a CDS encoding AzlD family protein; protein product: MIDPLTVLTIVLMASATYCTRIIGYLVLRNRTLSPRATALMEAAPGCVLISVIAPHFVADNPADLIAIAITLLAATRLSMLPTVIVAVAATGLLRHFIG
- a CDS encoding Ykof family thiamine-binding protein, with protein sequence MYSGAQISIYPMADDFVGVILGALSALDPYRDRLQVQTDDISTLLVGAPEVLFPAMRDLFVAAAKSGKHCVLHATISRGCPGEPDDAVCYTTEYGGPVLPLDQRKQMALDSVQAAPVTDMPSAAQFSLYVMDTNDHMDEIYGCIDFLKQSGTFDRAKNFCTKLGGDAGAVFATVQAALCRFGPPEGHVTIDLTVSANSPTPR
- a CDS encoding ABC transporter permease; translated protein: MPTSRTIASSLGRIAPALLSVGTLILAWELYARLSGISPTTLPAPSRVVAQAIQNWPALFENTLPTISATLLGFACSLAAAFIFSVLIDFFKPLRRALFPVFIISQTLPLVAIAPLIVLWFGFGLTPKIMLVALVTFFPMLVALVQGYAATEEDIESLLASMGASPLRIFLLARLPSSLPYFFAGLRISITYAVVGAIFAEYAGAAKGLGIYILNAKNNFRPDLVLAAVLVSATLTLVLFGTTILIQRLVMPWEKLAAERKP
- a CDS encoding ABC transporter ATP-binding protein; translated protein: MSAARLELRHLHKRFGDLDVLADISLSVQPGEFVSILGPSGAGKSTIFKLLTGGLRPDGGEIFFDGVALAEETQPFAFMPQRDALMPWRRIIDNTTLGLEVQGMARQQARERVAPLFAEFGLDGFEQHYPAQLSGGMRQRAALLRTVVQDRAMLLLDEPFGALDALTRSGMQRWLETMWEHHNWTALLITHDVREAVFLSDRIYVLTERPARVLREITVPLPRPRRDLASPQASAIEADLLETLLNPPSET
- a CDS encoding ABC transporter substrate-binding protein, whose amino-acid sequence is MTMLSRRSFFAAMLATSLLSTPAFAQAQKVTMALDWTPNTNHIGLYVAKAKGFYTEAGLDVDILPYSDTSAGALVANHVADFGIFGTISLMSQRTAGADLVATYAVVQTETGRVVFNDDRTDIQSPKDLDGLTYGGFGSDWENALIGTIIRHDGGKGEFETVTLGTSAYEALANGAVDFTLEVYTWEGVKAELDNVAQRAFRYADFGVPDEHTTFIGSSQAYLDANPETAAAFMAATQRGYAFAVEHPDEATDILLAANEGMLDRTLIRASLQALIDGHYLQTADGVIGTIDPAKMDAIGDYLFKAGILRDADGAVVAERPDFAPYYSNAYLPE
- a CDS encoding substrate-binding domain-containing protein, whose translation is MKLAKSFLAAAVVATSIGGVAIAQDKVTIGVSVPAADHGWTGGVNYFAQQAIDRLKTTYPDVEFVFASAADAPKQIADIEDMVSTRNIDALVILPGDPDAMTSAIKQVKDAGKFVTVVDRQLSITGVENLYVAGDNPGLGANAAAYFKEALPEGGNIVILRGLPIPIDQQRFDGFMGGIEGTQIKVLDDEFANWNRDDGFKVMQDFLTRFPDIKGVWTQDDDISLGAIEAIKQAGRENEMFVVGGAGMQQILQRVKAGDKLTPIDVSYSPAMIATAIELTTSHLVSGVQVSGRYILDSTVITSENADEFLDDKSPF
- a CDS encoding ABC transporter permease, with the protein product MSTSAPEIAARSARGFRLDLKTVGPLLALALLVLLGISLNENFLSYSNLTNVLARSSFIGIIAIGATFVITAGGLDLSVGSMAAVIAGVMIMVMNWLIPSLGIGWSVVLAGMAAGILLGGVAGVFNGIMITRGRIEAFIVTLGTMGIFRSLVTFLANGGTLSLNFNVADVYRPVYYDGLLGVPYPIIVFALVAIAGEIVMRRTKFGRYCAAIGSNEQVARYSSINVDNVRLLTYILQGILVGVAVLLYVPRLGSASSTTGVLWELEAIAGVIIGGTTLKGGYGRVWGTVVGVVILGLIGNILNLQSLISPYLNGAFQGVIIILAVLLQRGRRTT